agtgttcaattctggtcgccacactaccagaaggatgtggaggctttggagagagtaaagaaaagatttaccaggatgttgcctggtatggagggtattagctatgaggagaggttggagaaacttggtttgttctcgctggaacgacggaggttgaggggctacctgatagaagtctacaagattacgagaggtttggacagagtagatagtcagaagctttttcccagggtggaagagtcaattacgagggggcataggtttaaggtgcgaggggcaagtttcaaaagagatgtacgaggcagatattttacactgagtagtgggtgcctggaacttgttgccgggggaggtagtggaagcggacacagtagtgacttttaaggggcgtcttgacaaatacatgaataggatgggaatagagggatatggtccccggaagggtagggggttttagttcagtcgggcagcatggtcggtgcaggcttggagggccgaagggcctgctcctgtgctgtaattttcttttgttctttgaaggtgACATTCCTCTCTTGTATTTTCCAGCTTTCAGAATTTTGACCTGCAGAATTCCCACAGGTGCGTGGTGGACTGGTTGATGGTAGGTCCAGACCCAAAGAAAGATGATTACAGAATGTGTGGCTCGTACATCCCTGAACCCTTCATCTCCACCCGGGATCATGTCTGGATCTACTTCCACTCTGGTCGCTCCAGTTCCGGGCGCTCCCGTGGATTCCGATTGTCCTATATCCGAGGTGTGTCTAATTACCCCACTGTTGTTTGTACTATGTGGGTGGGTGGTGGTAGGGAGGGTGACTGCAGATATAAGTAGCATTTTATCCCCCTCTTAGTCTTCTCTCTTTCCTGAAGTACCACCCCTCCTTTGCCTTGCTCCAAAGATATGAACCTTGTGTAGAAACCGTATCCAAGGGACTATCCCTCAGGAAATGGGCGACTGtcaaatgtttgacaatcacccAGTGATGCAGCTCGGAAAGAGACTACCAACCCTCAGAGGGAGCtgtccaattagtccaatattcTCTGTTCCTTCCTCACAGCCTGGCAGAGATTTTCCCTTCAATATTGATGCACTTTCTTTTTGAAAGTTTGTGTTGAATCCTCTGGAGTCTCGGGTAGTGCATTGCAGCTCCCACTGTAAAAACACATTTCCTCACACTGCCTCAGGCTTGTTTATCTTcaatctgcattctcttgttATTCATCCTTCTGCCACTCAAAACAGTTTATTCTCTTTACTCCCTTTATTATCTTGAAAATCTCTTTTTAATCTCCCTTTAACCTTTTCTCCTCTAAAGAGATCAATTGCAGCTTCTCCATTCTCtccatatgactgtaacactgttccAGTAAATTCCAGTGTCTAGAATTCTAGCAGAAGgatatctgcaccaactctcaccaatgccctattcccgtaaccaatGCCTGAGTCTCATGGTTCTGGTTTCaagtcaaacctgttggactttaacctggtgttgtgagacttcttaccgtgttcaccccagtccaacgccggcatctccacttcatgtcCAAATCCAGTGTTTGAGCACAAAACTCtgggctgatactccagtgcagtacaatgggagtgctgcattgtcagaggtgttgtCGTGAAGCTGAGGTTCCGCGGCTGAATGTAAAAGATCTTTCACCCTATTCTGGAGAAGAACAGAGTCAAtgcgctggccaatatttatctctcaaacgtttttgtttgtgggagcttgctgtgcacatatcgACTACTCTGTTTTCTACATTGGCTTTTAAAGcgctttgagacatctggtggcCATGGAAAGCACTGCATCAAAGTAGGGCCTGATTCTCTGAACCCTTGAGCTGGTGAGAATCCCAATGCTCCGGTGACCGGGGTATCAGCCAAAAATCAGGGCTCCCGATGGGCGTGAGAGCTCTCGGGATTTACCCGACCAGCCCCGTTTGTCGGCAACCCGATAATTATACAAAGCTGCTAATTTGAATGACCCAAGCGGGTTTGACAGGACATTCAGCAGCCTCACGACATTCAGCCAGCCTGCCAGCAGGAACGGCACCGGGCGAGCTTTACATGTGCTACCCACAAGCAGGGACGTGACATGCTGGACCCTGAGGGtcaaggggagcaccaccaacccctcagaaaagaggggcatcctcccccacCACTCAAATCATGGGTCACACATAggcacacaaactagaagcaggaggaaacCCTTcgctcctgctccgccattcattttgatcatggctgatcatcgaattcaatatcctgattccccgcttcctcccatatccgttgatcccttcagccccaagagctatatctaatttcttcttgaaatcacacaacgttttggcctcaactacattctgtggtagtgaattccacacaatcaccaccctctgggtgaagaaatttctcctcacctcagttctaaaaggtttgccccttatcctcaaactatgacccctagttctggactcccccaccatcgggaacattctatctgaatctaccctgtctaatcctgttagaattttataagtttctgtgacatcccctctcgctcttctaaacaccgatgaatataatcctaactgacttagtctcccttcatatggcagacctgtcatcccaggaatcagcctgggatggcaggtctttgctgtttccctctatagcaaggacgtccttcctcagataagggcaccaaaactgtatacactattccaggtgtggctgaTAAgagttgcagtaaaacatccctattcctatattcaaatcctttcGCTCTGAGGGTGACCCGACCtgacaccccctgccccctcagcctcctttccCCTTCAGACCATCCACTCAGACCCCCTTCCTCtgagcctgattgacagcctgtggtttAACTTCTGGTTTTGCAAACCACCATGGTTTTGAAGAAACCATAGGCTGTCAATCAGACTTTACTCTGTCAACATTGTGGTCAgaatcaatggggtacttgagatcCATTCAAATGTGAAGGGAAATGAACATAATCACAGGTGGCCAGAGGATGATATaaatccattgagctgtcaaTGGAATGTTTCTCGAAACACTGCATATTGGATTTGTTAGAGATCAAAGGGTTCCATTGGAATAGACAAGGTTTCAAATAATTCAACTTGTTGAGAAGCCCTAgagacttcaaatcaaagctgtgtgcattcTTTGGGACTGAGTGCACAGCTCTGCAGACTGGGACCCCTGCCTCCaccaggtgaaattgacatctctcgCTCCAAGAACTTCAAAGGGTCTGCTCACACCCACTGATGTCCATCAGGATGGGGCTCCTTTCTCCAGAAAGAAGGGATTGATGGGTAACCTGAGAGAACTTTTTAAGACAATGGAAAGGTTTGATGGGATTGATGTAGAGCAGAAGTTTTCGCTTGTGGGCAAGGCCAGAACCGGCAGCCATGTTGTTCATTAATAATGAAATAGTCATTTAGCAGAAACTCCTTGATCCAGagagaatggttagaatgtggaaggggagggggcggtgaATAATATTGCTGTAGCttaggggaagctagataaatacACAGGGGAAACAGACGAGCGAATGCCCTGAACCTGTGTTGGGGACACAGTGTACCCACAGAGCCTGAAGTTGTGATTCTGTTCCTGTTCACACAGGGAAACTGGCTCAGAGCAGCTGCAAGTCGGATGAGTTCCTGTGCAGCAATGGGAAATGCATCCTGAGTGTCTGGAAATGTAACAAGATGGATGAATGCGGTGATAACTCTGATGAACAGGATTGCCAGTACCCTCCCACCATGCCCCCTACAAGCCTCTGTCCAGCTCGAACATTCCTTTGCCTGGTCGATGATGCCCCCCAGTGCCTCCCGATGAAAGTTCGGTGTGATGGCAGCATGGAGTGTGACAAGGGGACTGATGAGGAAAACTGCCCTGATACCAGCTGCGGCAAGAAACTGGACAACTTCTATGGTTCCTTTGCTTCACCTGACTACTTTCGCTCCGAGCGTGACAGGGCAGAACTGGACTGTACGTGGGTGGTGGACACCGAGGACAGCAGGCACATTGTGCTGCAGCTGAACCTACAGCTGGCTTACAATGATGAGGTGCGTGTGTATGATGGGATGAGCAAGGAGCGGGGAAGGCTCCTGCAGACACTCTCCTTCCGCAACAACCGGCACACCGTCACCATTGAATCCTCGCGAGGTCAGATCACCGTCTCTTACCACACCGAACTTGGCAGCATGGGCCATGGGTTCAACGCCACCTACCAGGTGAAAGGTTACTGCCTCCCACAGGAGCACCCATGTGGGAATGATGGGGGCTGCTTTGCTGACACTGAGCGCTGTGATGGCTGGTGGCATTGTCCGAGTGGCAAGGATGAGGAGAACTGCGACGCATGCCAAAAGGATGAGTACACGTGTGGGGACACGAGTGGCATGTGCTACTCGCTGGCGGATCGCTGCAACAACCAGAAGAACTGCCCTGATGGCTCTGATGAGAAAAACTGCTTCTCCTGCCAGCCAGGGAACTTCCACTGTGGCACCAAGATCTGCATCTTTGAGCAATGGCGTTGTGATGGCCAGGAGGATTGCCAGGATGGCAGTGACGAGCAGAACTGTTTGGTGGTGGTGCCAAGGAAAGTGATCACAGCTGCTCTCATTGGCAGCCTGATATGTGGCCTCCTACTTGTCATTGCCTTGGGGTGTGCGTTCAAACTGTACTCCCTCCGAACTCGTGAATACAGGTACCCTAACAGCAGCTGCTTGGAATCTGCCcatctccatcacactcactcttaCAGTTGTGTTTAATTAAATATCAAAATTATACGGTTTTGTAAGAAGAGTATTCAAAAATATTAATCTGCCGGAGACCAGAGCAAGGGAGCTTTTACTGGGATGACTGAAGGATCTCGGTTTATTGTCTCTGAACTGATGTTCAGCCAATGAGAAGCTCCCTgtgtactggctctctgacagtgcagcactccctctgtgcttgaCCCTTTGCAGTATGGCACTTCCTTGGCTCTGTCCTACCGCCAGTGCGCTGCTCGGAcaatgcggcacaccctcagcgctgaccctcagcAAGCGTgccgctccctcaacactgaccctcggTCAGTGCCGCTCCCTCAACGCTGACCCTCGGTAAGTgctgctccctcagcgctgaccctcggtaagtgctgctccctcagcgctgaccctcagtAAGCGTGGcgttccctcagccctgaccctcggtaagcgtggcgctccctcagcgctgaccctcggTAAGCgtgacgctccctcagcgctgaccct
The nucleotide sequence above comes from Mustelus asterias chromosome 4, sMusAst1.hap1.1, whole genome shotgun sequence. Encoded proteins:
- the lrp3 gene encoding low-density lipoprotein receptor-related protein 3 isoform X1; the protein is MAATERRRREARLVGGLVLGSACSFFLGGAECSGMACHGRLEPRKEQRGVIYSPSWPINYPPSMNCSWYIQGEYGDLITVSFQNFDLQNSHRCVVDWLMVGPDPKKDDYRMCGSYIPEPFISTRDHVWIYFHSGRSSSGRSRGFRLSYIRGKLAQSSCKSDEFLCSNGKCILSVWKCNKMDECGDNSDEQDCQYPPTMPPTSLCPARTFLCLVDDAPQCLPMKVRCDGSMECDKGTDEENCPDTSCGKKLDNFYGSFASPDYFRSERDRAELDCTWVVDTEDSRHIVLQLNLQLAYNDEVRVYDGMSKERGRLLQTLSFRNNRHTVTIESSRGQITVSYHTELGSMGHGFNATYQVKGYCLPQEHPCGNDGGCFADTERCDGWWHCPSGKDEENCDACQKDEYTCGDTSGMCYSLADRCNNQKNCPDGSDEKNCFSCQPGNFHCGTKICIFEQWRCDGQEDCQDGSDEQNCLVVVPRKVITAALIGSLICGLLLVIALGCAFKLYSLRTREYRAFDTPMTRLEADFVQREAPPSYGQLIAQGLIPPVDDFPVYNPAQASVLQNIRTAMRRQIRRHATRRISSRGRLSRIWSRFFQRPRGWGLIPLLTPTSASAASSSHLGRSEVVRNCEQEESTRNYVQPHEEPDSDTDTETDRQVGETPGETTDGLSMVALENSVPKASSSPSTDSQMELQTPCLLRSSSSEETCITDFDIPLRQPSGDSCTRDLCNRDPLSGSPEWSFRSRRQRFHPGSRFLPMRSSGTRGQSSVTVNITVIERNLGYYPAESDHHRRPRQQSFTSASPACRGQCSNCPESMTERPCSLPVPRHKHFCPETPSPDPSFQTPF
- the lrp3 gene encoding low-density lipoprotein receptor-related protein 3 isoform X3, coding for MVGPDPKKDDYRMCGSYIPEPFISTRDHVWIYFHSGRSSSGRSRGFRLSYIRGKLAQSSCKSDEFLCSNGKCILSVWKCNKMDECGDNSDEQDCQYPPTMPPTSLCPARTFLCLVDDAPQCLPMKVRCDGSMECDKGTDEENCPDTSCGKKLDNFYGSFASPDYFRSERDRAELDCTWVVDTEDSRHIVLQLNLQLAYNDEVRVYDGMSKERGRLLQTLSFRNNRHTVTIESSRGQITVSYHTELGSMGHGFNATYQVKGYCLPQEHPCGNDGGCFADTERCDGWWHCPSGKDEENCDACQKDEYTCGDTSGMCYSLADRCNNQKNCPDGSDEKNCFSCQPGNFHCGTKICIFEQWRCDGQEDCQDGSDEQNCLVVVPRKVITAALIGSLICGLLLVIALGCAFKLYSLRTREYRAFDTPMTRLEADFVQREAPPSYGQLIAQGLIPPVDDFPVYNPAQASVLQNIRTAMRRQIRRHATRRISSRGRLSRIWSRFFQRPRGWGLIPLLTPTSASAASSSHLGRSEVVRNCEQEESTRNYVQPHEEPDSDTDTETDRQVGETPGETTDGLSMVALENSVPKASSSPSTDSQMELQTPCLLRSSSSEETCITDFDIPLRQPSGDSCTRDLCNRDPLSGSPEWSFRSRRQRFHPGSRFLPMRSSGTRGQSSVTVNITVIERNLGYYPAESDHHRRPRQQSFTSASPACRGQCSNCPESMTERPCSLPVPRHKHFCPETPSPDPSFQTPF
- the lrp3 gene encoding low-density lipoprotein receptor-related protein 3 isoform X2 gives rise to the protein MNCSWYIQGEYGDLITVSFQNFDLQNSHRCVVDWLMVGPDPKKDDYRMCGSYIPEPFISTRDHVWIYFHSGRSSSGRSRGFRLSYIRGKLAQSSCKSDEFLCSNGKCILSVWKCNKMDECGDNSDEQDCQYPPTMPPTSLCPARTFLCLVDDAPQCLPMKVRCDGSMECDKGTDEENCPDTSCGKKLDNFYGSFASPDYFRSERDRAELDCTWVVDTEDSRHIVLQLNLQLAYNDEVRVYDGMSKERGRLLQTLSFRNNRHTVTIESSRGQITVSYHTELGSMGHGFNATYQVKGYCLPQEHPCGNDGGCFADTERCDGWWHCPSGKDEENCDACQKDEYTCGDTSGMCYSLADRCNNQKNCPDGSDEKNCFSCQPGNFHCGTKICIFEQWRCDGQEDCQDGSDEQNCLVVVPRKVITAALIGSLICGLLLVIALGCAFKLYSLRTREYRAFDTPMTRLEADFVQREAPPSYGQLIAQGLIPPVDDFPVYNPAQASVLQNIRTAMRRQIRRHATRRISSRGRLSRIWSRFFQRPRGWGLIPLLTPTSASAASSSHLGRSEVVRNCEQEESTRNYVQPHEEPDSDTDTETDRQVGETPGETTDGLSMVALENSVPKASSSPSTDSQMELQTPCLLRSSSSEETCITDFDIPLRQPSGDSCTRDLCNRDPLSGSPEWSFRSRRQRFHPGSRFLPMRSSGTRGQSSVTVNITVIERNLGYYPAESDHHRRPRQQSFTSASPACRGQCSNCPESMTERPCSLPVPRHKHFCPETPSPDPSFQTPF